A single region of the Bifidobacterium asteroides DSM 20089 genome encodes:
- a CDS encoding amino acid ABC transporter ATP-binding protein has product MNFEDPDMDTGRLTRRIRQNQSHRNQGESQAAVSIRDLHKRYGDTEVLKGIDMEVKPGEVISIIGPSGAGKSTLLRCINALEMPTSGTISVYGIDISDPKTDIDKLREHVGMVFQHFNLFPNMSVAENIMLAPHMLHKTPKEDARQQALDLLETVGLQEKADARPTDLSGGQQQRVAIARALAMHPDIMLFDEATSALDPEMVGDVLEVIRSLAEGGMTMILVTHEMAFAREVSSRVIFTDAGIIEEEGTPEQIFGHPQSPRLQSFLSKVL; this is encoded by the coding sequence ATGAACTTCGAGGACCCGGACATGGACACCGGACGACTGACCCGTCGCATCCGTCAGAACCAAAGTCACCGCAACCAGGGAGAGTCCCAGGCGGCCGTATCCATCCGCGACCTGCACAAGCGCTACGGCGACACCGAGGTCCTCAAGGGGATCGACATGGAGGTCAAGCCTGGAGAGGTCATCTCCATCATCGGCCCCTCGGGCGCGGGCAAGTCCACCCTGCTGCGCTGCATCAACGCCCTGGAGATGCCGACCTCGGGCACCATCAGCGTCTATGGAATCGACATTTCCGATCCAAAGACCGACATCGACAAGCTGCGCGAACACGTGGGCATGGTCTTCCAGCACTTCAACCTCTTCCCCAACATGAGCGTGGCCGAAAACATCATGCTGGCCCCCCACATGTTGCACAAGACACCCAAGGAGGATGCACGGCAACAGGCCCTGGACCTGCTGGAGACCGTAGGGCTTCAGGAGAAGGCTGACGCACGGCCCACGGACCTGTCAGGCGGGCAGCAGCAGCGTGTGGCCATCGCCCGCGCACTGGCCATGCACCCGGACATCATGCTCTTCGACGAGGCCACCTCGGCCCTGGATCCGGAGATGGTGGGCGACGTGCTTGAAGTCATCCGCTCCCTGGCAGAGGGCGGCATGACCATGATTCTGGTCACCCACGAGATGGCCTTCGCCCGGGAGGTCTCCTCCAGGGTGATCTTCACCGATGCCGGGATCATCGAGGAGGAGGGCACGCCCGAGCAGATCTTCGGCCATCCGCAGAGCCCTCGTCTGCAGTCCTTCCTCTCCAAGGTCCTGTAA